The following proteins are co-located in the Candidatus Woesearchaeota archaeon genome:
- a CDS encoding transketolase: MYKRLSPDHNMIPPDRMMRNDNEYEILISQLQENARHLRGDALIMTSLAKSGHVGGSMSSADIFNALYSLFARVSPDDPWNPERDRVVIGPGHYSAIAYATLARCGFFPLDDVYTGFRNSTLFDGHVNMHIPGVEWSTGNLGQGLSAAAAMAYASKRKGIGNMVWYISSDGESQKGQLDEARRAASKLGLDNLVAIVDYNERQIMGDFHRIMDVDIFGQYTTDGWEAIGSRQEIIDGHDYRQLIEALGRGKGTRGGRPKVIIARTVMGKGYSRIEGDSRWHGSPLPESGDGPNLKEALSELGLSDEEYCRIRDRRTTNDGRNVIKYSIPKRPLPRLIINSGKPRVYPAGEKKSPREGYGNALMDLEALNPGKITGIDHDLGGSTQITRLSDDSLLQLGITEHNGAAFAGALSLEGFLVFHSTFARFGIEEVFNQQYLNALNRTNLKAVYTHIGSTVGEDGATHHSVNYIGMMRQIPSFEPGEKGFKVMIAADANQADRMIRHMSTKTGNDILLLSRESLPIITDKGGKTYYGRDYVFEYGKDDWLRGDEDSALTIFTYGHMVQRVLDAVSEFADEDIAVVNKSCPLEKDEESLGKSLKTGKILVVEDHLEDTGLASILSREFWTRGLASENFHNMGVKRFGISAPAESALTYHGISTKDIRLKIQSLL, from the coding sequence ATGTACAAGAGATTATCTCCGGACCATAATATGATCCCCCCTGACCGGATGATGCGGAATGACAACGAATATGAAATCCTGATAAGCCAGCTCCAGGAGAATGCAAGACATCTCAGGGGCGATGCACTCATCATGACGAGCCTGGCGAAGTCAGGCCATGTCGGCGGATCAATGAGCTCAGCAGACATATTCAATGCACTCTATTCTTTGTTCGCCAGGGTATCTCCTGATGACCCGTGGAATCCAGAAAGGGACAGGGTCGTGATAGGTCCCGGGCATTACAGCGCCATAGCCTATGCAACACTGGCAAGGTGCGGTTTCTTCCCATTGGATGATGTATACACGGGTTTCAGGAACAGCACACTATTCGATGGCCATGTCAATATGCACATCCCCGGGGTCGAATGGAGCACAGGCAATCTCGGCCAGGGATTAAGCGCAGCAGCAGCGATGGCTTATGCGTCAAAGCGCAAAGGAATAGGCAATATGGTCTGGTACATCTCCAGCGACGGCGAATCACAAAAAGGACAGCTTGATGAGGCCAGAAGAGCCGCGTCAAAACTGGGTCTTGACAATCTTGTGGCGATTGTCGACTACAATGAGAGGCAGATCATGGGGGATTTCCACAGGATAATGGATGTTGATATCTTCGGGCAGTACACAACAGACGGCTGGGAAGCCATAGGCTCACGTCAGGAGATAATAGACGGTCATGATTACAGACAGCTGATAGAAGCGCTCGGCAGAGGAAAAGGAACAAGAGGCGGAAGACCGAAGGTGATCATCGCGAGGACAGTCATGGGGAAAGGATATTCAAGAATAGAAGGGGATTCACGCTGGCACGGCAGTCCGCTCCCTGAATCAGGCGACGGCCCGAATCTTAAAGAGGCTCTTTCAGAACTCGGCTTGAGCGATGAAGAATACTGCCGCATAAGGGACAGGAGGACAACTAATGACGGCAGGAATGTAATAAAATACAGCATCCCCAAAAGGCCGCTGCCCAGGCTCATAATAAATTCCGGCAAACCAAGAGTATACCCTGCTGGGGAGAAAAAGAGCCCGAGGGAGGGGTACGGCAATGCACTCATGGATCTTGAAGCGCTAAATCCTGGCAAGATAACCGGAATAGACCATGATCTGGGTGGCTCCACACAGATAACAAGGCTGTCTGATGATTCTCTGCTCCAATTAGGGATTACTGAGCATAACGGAGCGGCATTCGCAGGAGCACTCTCACTCGAAGGATTCCTTGTCTTCCATTCTACATTTGCAAGATTCGGCATAGAGGAAGTGTTCAACCAGCAGTATCTCAATGCACTGAACAGGACCAATCTAAAAGCTGTATACACCCACATAGGCTCGACAGTGGGGGAAGACGGAGCAACGCATCACTCAGTCAACTATATAGGGATGATGAGGCAGATACCCTCATTTGAACCGGGTGAGAAAGGTTTCAAGGTCATGATAGCCGCTGATGCGAACCAGGCTGACAGGATGATCAGGCACATGTCCACAAAAACAGGCAATGACATACTTCTCCTTTCAAGAGAATCCCTACCAATAATAACCGACAAAGGAGGCAAAACCTACTATGGGCGGGACTATGTGTTCGAATACGGGAAAGATGACTGGCTGAGGGGAGATGAAGATTCAGCACTCACAATATTCACCTATGGGCATATGGTACAGAGGGTGCTTGACGCTGTCAGCGAATTCGCAGATGAAGATATAGCCGTCGTCAACAAGTCATGCCCTCTTGAGAAAGATGAGGAGTCGCTCGGAAAATCGCTCAAGACAGGAAAGATACTTGTCGTCGAGGACCATCTTGAGGATACAGGGCTTGCGAGCATCCTGTCAAGGGAATTCTGGACAAGAGGCCTCGCCAGCGAAAATTTCCATAATATGGGTGTGAAGAGATTCGGCATCAGCGCGCCAGCAGAATCCGCCCTCACATACCATGGCATAAGCACAAAAGACATAAGACTGAAGATCCAGAGCCTGCTTTAG
- a CDS encoding RNA-guided pseudouridylation complex pseudouridine synthase subunit Cbf5: MLPFEKIKRELLVRKKAKTDPKFGCLPEDRKASDIINYGVVNIDKPRGPTSHQVSAYVQKILGISKAGHSGTLDPKVTGVLPIALGRGTRAAQALLIAGKEYICLMHLHKPVDGARLGQVLERFRGKIMQKPPVKSAVKRELRERDIYYLDVIEIKEQDVLFRVGTQAGTYIRKLVHDIGKELGTGAHMAELRRSKAGPFDESTLFTLQDLTDAFHYLREGDDLYIKHVIQPIEKAVSHLPKIFVLDSTVDSLCHGANLNVPGIAQLDSGIEEGDMVAVMTLKDELVALGDAQASSRQMMADKGRAVNVKKVFMLPGIYPKMMR, encoded by the coding sequence ATGTTGCCGTTCGAAAAGATAAAGAGAGAACTTCTTGTGAGGAAGAAGGCTAAGACAGACCCTAAGTTCGGCTGCCTGCCGGAGGATAGGAAAGCTTCTGATATCATTAATTATGGCGTTGTGAATATCGACAAGCCCAGAGGCCCCACCAGTCATCAGGTCTCTGCTTATGTGCAGAAGATACTCGGCATCAGTAAGGCGGGCCACTCAGGGACTCTTGACCCGAAGGTCACAGGTGTTCTTCCGATTGCATTAGGGAGAGGAACCAGGGCAGCTCAGGCCTTGCTCATCGCAGGCAAGGAATACATATGTCTCATGCACCTGCATAAGCCGGTTGATGGGGCAAGACTGGGGCAGGTTCTTGAAAGGTTCAGGGGGAAGATAATGCAGAAGCCTCCTGTGAAGAGCGCTGTGAAGAGGGAGCTGAGAGAAAGGGATATCTATTATCTGGATGTCATAGAGATAAAGGAGCAGGACGTGCTCTTCAGGGTCGGCACCCAGGCCGGCACTTACATAAGGAAGCTCGTGCATGATATAGGCAAGGAGCTCGGTACAGGCGCACATATGGCCGAGCTGAGAAGGTCTAAGGCAGGCCCTTTTGATGAATCTACCCTGTTCACCCTGCAGGATCTTACTGATGCATTCCATTATCTCAGAGAGGGGGATGATCTGTACATCAAGCATGTTATCCAGCCTATCGAAAAGGCGGTCTCCCATCTGCCTAAGATCTTTGTGCTTGACTCAACTGTCGACTCACTATGCCATGGCGCCAATCTGAATGTCCCGGGGATAGCCCAGCTGGATTCAGGCATTGAGGAAGGTGACATGGTCGCAGTGATGACATTGAAGGATGAGCTTGTCGCTCTCGGCGACGCGCAGGCTTCGTCCCGGCAGATGATGGCTGATAAGGGCAGAGCTGTGAATGTCAAGAAGGTTTTCATGCTTCCTGGTATCTATCCGAAGATGATGAGGTGA